In one window of Acanthochromis polyacanthus isolate Apoly-LR-REF ecotype Palm Island chromosome 8, KAUST_Apoly_ChrSc, whole genome shotgun sequence DNA:
- the ppp1r32 gene encoding protein phosphatase 1 regulatory subunit 32 isoform X4, translating into MSFTSCLGRPSKTGFTSNQRPAIYYTPSLDQTDNPQFGLSLSDSYMSQTKLHYQPHIQSDYLPNIINKPRDSGFLQTRTQPKTAAMEEKTEYQRSFLDFPLPPAVSRYHVTVGPKTETGFTEGRDLTFFTFQEKNNCTDKPPQAHSTVMKNDFKPPSWLQGTEAILGVCSRSCRESGFTQGVAAPLACPSSLLPSPETKSNAPTLKAIGRKEPTGFLLAAQSNQIFPKTPLDGSHFSTHYKSTFCHHADLEKLKSGPTCAGIISTKMDNSYTRREMDRFIFRG; encoded by the exons ATGAGCTTCACTTCCTGCCTCGGACGTCCCAGTAAGACGGGCTTTACATCAAACCAGAGACCAGCGATTTACTACACGCCCAGTTTGGACCAAACCGACAACCCTCAGTTTGG aCTCTCATTATCAGACAGTTACATGTCTCAGACTAAACTGCACTACCAGCCTCACATCCAGTCTGATTATTTGCCAAACATCATTAACAAACCCAGAGACAGCGGCTTCCTTCAGACGAGGACTCAGCCGAAAACAGCAGCTATGGAGGAGAAG ACAGAATACCAAAGATCGTTTCTGGACTTTCCTCTCCCTCCTGcag TTTCTCGGTACCATGTGACCGTGGGTCCAAAAACAGAAACCGGTTTCACTGAGGGAAGAGATCTCACATTTTTCACCTTTCAGGagaaaaacaactgcaca GATAAACCTCCTCAGGCTCACAGCACAGTGATGAAAAACGACTTCAAACCACCGTCATGGCTGCAG GGTACTGAGGCAATACTGGGGGTGTGTAGCCGTTCTTGTCGAGAATCAGGATTCACACAAGGTGTCGCCGCTCCTTTGGCCTGCCCA AGTTCCCTCCTGCCATCACCTGAAACTAAAAGCAATGCACCAACTCTGAAGGCCATTGGGAGAAAG gaGCCCACAGGGTTTCTTCTAGCAGCACAGAGCAACCAAATTTTCCCTAAAACACCTTTAGATGGTTCACACTTCTCTACGCATTACAAGAGCAC CTTCTGCCATCACGCTGACTTGGAAAAGCTGAAATCTGGTCCTACTTGTGCAGGAATTATCAGCACCAAAATGGACAACAGCTACACTCGTCGGGAAATGGACAG GTTCATCTTTAGGGGTTAG
- the ppp1r32 gene encoding protein phosphatase 1 regulatory subunit 32 isoform X2: MAEQGRIATPTVGATDRRGRLTSNMLLNAAYGRMSFTSCLGRPSKTGFTSNQRPAIYYTPSLDQTDNPQFGLSLSDSYMSQTKLHYQPHIQSDYLPNIINKPRDSGFLQTRTQPKTAAMEEKTEYQRSFLDFPLPPAVSRYHVTVGPKTETGFTEGRDLTFFTFQEKNNCTDKPPQAHSTVMKNDFKPPSWLQGTEAILGVCSRSCRESGFTQGVAAPLACPSSLLPSPETKSNAPTLKAIGRKEPTGFLLAAQSNQIFPKTPLDGSHFSTHYKSTFCHHADLEKLKSGPTCAGIISTKMDNSYTRREMDRFIFRG; the protein is encoded by the exons ATGGCTGAGCAGGGGAGGATTGCCACGCCGACTGTTGGAGCAACTGACAGGAGAGGACGACTGACCAGCAACATGCTGCTCAACGCTGCTTATG GAAGGATGAGCTTCACTTCCTGCCTCGGACGTCCCAGTAAGACGGGCTTTACATCAAACCAGAGACCAGCGATTTACTACACGCCCAGTTTGGACCAAACCGACAACCCTCAGTTTGG aCTCTCATTATCAGACAGTTACATGTCTCAGACTAAACTGCACTACCAGCCTCACATCCAGTCTGATTATTTGCCAAACATCATTAACAAACCCAGAGACAGCGGCTTCCTTCAGACGAGGACTCAGCCGAAAACAGCAGCTATGGAGGAGAAG ACAGAATACCAAAGATCGTTTCTGGACTTTCCTCTCCCTCCTGcag TTTCTCGGTACCATGTGACCGTGGGTCCAAAAACAGAAACCGGTTTCACTGAGGGAAGAGATCTCACATTTTTCACCTTTCAGGagaaaaacaactgcaca GATAAACCTCCTCAGGCTCACAGCACAGTGATGAAAAACGACTTCAAACCACCGTCATGGCTGCAG GGTACTGAGGCAATACTGGGGGTGTGTAGCCGTTCTTGTCGAGAATCAGGATTCACACAAGGTGTCGCCGCTCCTTTGGCCTGCCCA AGTTCCCTCCTGCCATCACCTGAAACTAAAAGCAATGCACCAACTCTGAAGGCCATTGGGAGAAAG gaGCCCACAGGGTTTCTTCTAGCAGCACAGAGCAACCAAATTTTCCCTAAAACACCTTTAGATGGTTCACACTTCTCTACGCATTACAAGAGCAC CTTCTGCCATCACGCTGACTTGGAAAAGCTGAAATCTGGTCCTACTTGTGCAGGAATTATCAGCACCAAAATGGACAACAGCTACACTCGTCGGGAAATGGACAG GTTCATCTTTAGGGGTTAG
- the ppp1r32 gene encoding protein phosphatase 1 regulatory subunit 32 isoform X1, protein MEGRKGPRSDVTEQSQMAEQGRIATPTVGATDRRGRLTSNMLLNAAYGRMSFTSCLGRPSKTGFTSNQRPAIYYTPSLDQTDNPQFGLSLSDSYMSQTKLHYQPHIQSDYLPNIINKPRDSGFLQTRTQPKTAAMEEKTEYQRSFLDFPLPPAVSRYHVTVGPKTETGFTEGRDLTFFTFQEKNNCTDKPPQAHSTVMKNDFKPPSWLQGTEAILGVCSRSCRESGFTQGVAAPLACPSSLLPSPETKSNAPTLKAIGRKEPTGFLLAAQSNQIFPKTPLDGSHFSTHYKSTFCHHADLEKLKSGPTCAGIISTKMDNSYTRREMDRFIFRG, encoded by the exons ATGGAGGGAAGAAAAGGACCAAGAAGTGATGTGACAGAG CAGTCACAGATGGCTGAGCAGGGGAGGATTGCCACGCCGACTGTTGGAGCAACTGACAGGAGAGGACGACTGACCAGCAACATGCTGCTCAACGCTGCTTATG GAAGGATGAGCTTCACTTCCTGCCTCGGACGTCCCAGTAAGACGGGCTTTACATCAAACCAGAGACCAGCGATTTACTACACGCCCAGTTTGGACCAAACCGACAACCCTCAGTTTGG aCTCTCATTATCAGACAGTTACATGTCTCAGACTAAACTGCACTACCAGCCTCACATCCAGTCTGATTATTTGCCAAACATCATTAACAAACCCAGAGACAGCGGCTTCCTTCAGACGAGGACTCAGCCGAAAACAGCAGCTATGGAGGAGAAG ACAGAATACCAAAGATCGTTTCTGGACTTTCCTCTCCCTCCTGcag TTTCTCGGTACCATGTGACCGTGGGTCCAAAAACAGAAACCGGTTTCACTGAGGGAAGAGATCTCACATTTTTCACCTTTCAGGagaaaaacaactgcaca GATAAACCTCCTCAGGCTCACAGCACAGTGATGAAAAACGACTTCAAACCACCGTCATGGCTGCAG GGTACTGAGGCAATACTGGGGGTGTGTAGCCGTTCTTGTCGAGAATCAGGATTCACACAAGGTGTCGCCGCTCCTTTGGCCTGCCCA AGTTCCCTCCTGCCATCACCTGAAACTAAAAGCAATGCACCAACTCTGAAGGCCATTGGGAGAAAG gaGCCCACAGGGTTTCTTCTAGCAGCACAGAGCAACCAAATTTTCCCTAAAACACCTTTAGATGGTTCACACTTCTCTACGCATTACAAGAGCAC CTTCTGCCATCACGCTGACTTGGAAAAGCTGAAATCTGGTCCTACTTGTGCAGGAATTATCAGCACCAAAATGGACAACAGCTACACTCGTCGGGAAATGGACAG GTTCATCTTTAGGGGTTAG
- the ppp1r32 gene encoding protein phosphatase 1 regulatory subunit 32 isoform X3: MEGRKGPRSDVTEQSQMAEQGRIATPTVGATDRRGRLTSNMLLNAAYGRMSFTSCLGRPSKTGFTSNQRPAIYYTPSLDQTDNPQFGLSLSDSYMSQTKLHYQPHIQSDYLPNIINKPRDSGFLQTRTQPKTAAMEEKTEYQRSFLDFPLPPAVSRYHVTVGPKTETGFTEGRDLTFFTFQEKNNCTGTEAILGVCSRSCRESGFTQGVAAPLACPSSLLPSPETKSNAPTLKAIGRKEPTGFLLAAQSNQIFPKTPLDGSHFSTHYKSTFCHHADLEKLKSGPTCAGIISTKMDNSYTRREMDRFIFRG, encoded by the exons ATGGAGGGAAGAAAAGGACCAAGAAGTGATGTGACAGAG CAGTCACAGATGGCTGAGCAGGGGAGGATTGCCACGCCGACTGTTGGAGCAACTGACAGGAGAGGACGACTGACCAGCAACATGCTGCTCAACGCTGCTTATG GAAGGATGAGCTTCACTTCCTGCCTCGGACGTCCCAGTAAGACGGGCTTTACATCAAACCAGAGACCAGCGATTTACTACACGCCCAGTTTGGACCAAACCGACAACCCTCAGTTTGG aCTCTCATTATCAGACAGTTACATGTCTCAGACTAAACTGCACTACCAGCCTCACATCCAGTCTGATTATTTGCCAAACATCATTAACAAACCCAGAGACAGCGGCTTCCTTCAGACGAGGACTCAGCCGAAAACAGCAGCTATGGAGGAGAAG ACAGAATACCAAAGATCGTTTCTGGACTTTCCTCTCCCTCCTGcag TTTCTCGGTACCATGTGACCGTGGGTCCAAAAACAGAAACCGGTTTCACTGAGGGAAGAGATCTCACATTTTTCACCTTTCAGGagaaaaacaactgcaca GGTACTGAGGCAATACTGGGGGTGTGTAGCCGTTCTTGTCGAGAATCAGGATTCACACAAGGTGTCGCCGCTCCTTTGGCCTGCCCA AGTTCCCTCCTGCCATCACCTGAAACTAAAAGCAATGCACCAACTCTGAAGGCCATTGGGAGAAAG gaGCCCACAGGGTTTCTTCTAGCAGCACAGAGCAACCAAATTTTCCCTAAAACACCTTTAGATGGTTCACACTTCTCTACGCATTACAAGAGCAC CTTCTGCCATCACGCTGACTTGGAAAAGCTGAAATCTGGTCCTACTTGTGCAGGAATTATCAGCACCAAAATGGACAACAGCTACACTCGTCGGGAAATGGACAG GTTCATCTTTAGGGGTTAG